The genomic interval ACATAGTCCAGCATTTAGACTGGTGGTGGGTGGCGACGACGCCCGTAGCAATACATGTTTTCTCAACCCCACCTTTCAAAATTGTTATAATGATTAAAACTTCAACCTCCAGTCTCTTTTACTTAAAACCAGTCATTATTTCTCTATGTTTAGGTACAGTCCTGATGGTGCAGCCAGTCAGCACTGTGGGGTGGGTTTCTATTGAAGCAGGTTAGCAGGAAGGGAGCTGTAGTGCTGCTCCAGCCAGGTTGTGGTGCAGAGCAGAGATCTCACTCTTTTGGCATCAAACATCTTCACTTCTTTCATTCCACCTCTGTCTGCATTGTCCTCCATATTGTCATGTGGGTCTGCGTCCATTATAGCAAGGCTGCATACTGTACTTATTCGCTGAGCTCGACCTCTGAACAGAATTGCGGAAAAAGTATGAGTTTAATTGAAAAGTCTGAACATTGCTAAAATCTCAATATAGCAGTAAATTCAGTGTCAGCAACCAATCTTTACCTTTTTTATTTGCCTCAGCTAAGCTTGAGGAGCTGAAAAAAAATACACATGTCAATGGAATATGTCCATGGAGAAATGTACTGCTGAAACATGGTTGATTAAACTCTCCTCAGTTAGGTGCATTGCTAGAATATCAAACAGGGTAGGGCATCCCTGTTCATACAGTGGGTCCTCATTTAAAAGTTGGatcatactgcagcacagcttgcagAATGCTGCGGTATGGTACAGCATGTTACAGTGCATGAGTCATAGTATTTCACTGTCAGACATTGTTGCCGTTAATGCTTGTTgaaaccaccagagggcatctttgagggTGTCTTCATGAAGCTCATTGGTGCTTGCTTACTTTCTCAAATAATCCTAGAGGTCCGTGCAGGCCAGAGGTTGTGATTGCTATACACCCATCTTAAAAAGCATAGCAAGTAAATTAATTTTGTTGACATGAAGCAACCATACTATAGCACAGAGAAACACATCTTAAAACGCTATTCTGTTCTTTTAAAATAAATTGTCTTAGTATCATGTTTTTTTTATGACCTTCCTAAACAAAATATTAATGGATTTCTTCGTGATTGGGTATATTACATTGATTTGGACTTGTTTcaatagtgcagtaatatctaacaattcacaacagtacacacaacctaaaagtaaaagaacAGAATTAAGGaacatataaatattaggatgagaaatgtcagagtggtatagactaaatacagtagaatagaatatggtatatacatatgaaatgagtaaagcaaaaatatgtaaacattattaaagtgactagtgttccattattaaaagtggccagtgatttaaaGTCTATGTATGAGGCAGCAGCCTCATACATAGGTGCAGAGTTATGTAACTGGGTGGAAGCTACCTAGTGATGgctgttactgctgctctttaattattattttttcttatctcttacttattattatttttaaaggtattttcttaaaactgcattgttggtttagggcttgtaagtaagcatttcactgtaaggtctacaccggttgtattcggcgcatgtgacaaaaacatttgatttaacaatctgatggccttgagatagaagctgtttttcagtctcttggtcccagctttgatgcacctgtactatcttcaccttctggatgatagcggggtgaacaggcagtgttaggtgaatggatgatctacgTGTGTGTGGTTCcctccgtgaagcatagaggtggtgttgtgatggtgctttgctgttgacactgtcagtgatttatttagaattcaaggcacactttaaccagcatggctaccacatcattctgcagcaatacgccatctctTCTGGTTTGAGCTtactgggactatcatttgtttttcaataggacaatgaccaaacacacctccaggctgtgtaagggctatttgaccaaggagagtgatggagtgctgcatcagatgacctggcctccacaatcacccaacctcagcccaattgagatgatttgggatgggttggaccgcagagtgaaggaaaagcggccaacaattgctcagcatatgtgggaaatccaatacttttggaaaagtattccaggtgaagctggttgagagaatgccaagagctgtcaaagcaaatggtggctactttgaagaatctaaaatatttagatttgtttaacactttttggttactacatgattctatatgtgttatgtcttaatctacaatgtaaaaaatagtaaaaatagtaaagatttaaaaaaaaaaactagaatgagtaggtgtgtccaaacttttgactggtacatctGCCCGATGTATACATGATGTATACATGATACATCAGGCCAATGTAGTATGGAGAGCGTTTGAACATTGGCAAGAAGTCGCCGAGACTTTGGCATTAGATCGCATTTTCCCTTCAGTCGCTGTTTGGATGATGCATGTCAAAGTGGCTAAATTATACTGGCAATAATAAAATTAAAAACGatatattcattttttttgtttatttattgtttttacCTTATTtcaccaagtcagttaagaacaaattcttatttacaatgatggcctaggaacagttggcagaatgacagatttttaccgtgtcagctcggggatttgatttagcaacctttcggttactagtccaatgctctaaccactaggctacctgatgcCCCAGACATGACTTCTAGTAGTGATTGCATACGttttcatacttttttttcttcatacTTGTCCctcatgggaatcaaaccctcaatcctggcattgcaagcgctatgctctaccagctgagcttacatgGGACTATACTAGACTATTAGTGATTTTTCTTGTGGGTAAAATGAAGAGAGATGATTCAAGTTAATGTAAAGTTTATTAGGCTATTGCTATACCATCAAGTTCTTAAAAGAACCagcaaagagaagagaaaggagccttgaataattaaacaataaaTCAACCGCAACGTGGTCGGCTCAAGCAACTGAATTCAGGAATTCATTCAACTGTTTTTAATCTTGACTGTACTAAAgactttaaaaccttttttgttagAACAGACTATATGGGATTGATTATCATTTGTTTGTGAATGATTATTGTATTTGTTGTATAATAATCTGGGTCAAGACGCCAGCAGAGTATGTAGACCTAAAACACTTTTtcacagcacattactcaacactagtgagactcacctcgcctatggtaggcctacagtatatctaaaaaaTATGTTAATGTAGGTCTCCTGATCAAAACTTGATTGGCATCAACTGAAAACAATCTGTAAACTCTGTCAAGCCTACAAGCAAAGATGAACTGGTGAAGGGCATCAAGACGTATTGGCTTGAGAAACTGACGATAAAACAACGCAACAAATACATTAATCATCTCAGCAAGGTTTTACCCGTGGTCGTGGAGCTGGGGGTGTAACTAAAATGTAACTGAAACAAACATCTGAGTCTATCATCATTTTATTAATGAAAACAAAGATGTTGATGAACAAATATTGTATATGGATACGAGTCTTTCTTTTGGAAATATATAAATCTTTGCCAATTATAAGGTTGATTTGATTATTATGTGGGTTATAATAAATGTACATATTTGTTGGGTGTTGATGCATTTTTCGTTCGGGCAAATCAGGTCTGTGATATTgatacatttataactttagtctCGTGTCAGGTGAAGTGCCCTCACATTTGGTCTGATAATTTCCCCCTAATCTCCAAAGGGCTCTCTCTCAATTGCTacttcaatatacagtaccagtcaaaagtttggacacaactactcattcaagggttgttcttcCTTTtttaccagcttcatgaggaatgcttttacaacagtcttgaaggagttccaacatatgtTGAGCaattgttggttgcttttccttcactctgtggtccaactcatcccaaaacatctcaattgggttgaggtcgggtgattgtggaggccaggtcatatgatgcagcacgacatcactctccttcttggtcaaatagcccttacagcctggaggtgtgttttgggtcattgtcctgttgaaaaacaaatgatagtcccactaagcgcaaaccagatgggatggcgtatcgttgcagaatgctgtggtagccatgctggttaagtgtgccttgaattctaagtaaatcacatacagtgtcaccagcaaagcactaatacaccatcacacctcctcctccatgcttcatgaaGGGAACcagacatgcggagatcatctgttcacctactctgcgtctcacaaagacacggaggttggaaacaaaaatcttaAATTTGTACCCCAGAactaaggacagatttctaccggtctaatgtccattgctcgtagtTCTTGGCCAAagagagtctcttcttcttattggtgtactttagtagtgatttctttgcagcaattcaacaatgaaggcctgattcacacagtctcctctgatcagttgatgttgagatgtgtctgttacttgaactctgtgaagaatttatttggtcATATTGCCCATTCATTGACAGCATTCACTCAGGTAGAGACACATTAGTgccatgggaccaacattttacaatgtacccaaaagcataatcagcgCTCTAACACTGCCTGGTCTGGAGCACATGAAGCAGTGATGCAGGGTAACATACAAATCCAGAAATTACCTCAATGTCCTGCGGCATAATCTCAAAACTTTTAATTGAGGAACCACTGTAGGTGTTAGGGGCATGTGGATTGTAGGGTGGGGTGACTCATAGAATCAATCTATGGGATGACCTCTAACCTGGTGAGCTGTGGGGCTGTGTCACTGCTGGGGGCGACAGGTTGCCCAGCCGAGCCCTCACTGGAGCCCCCAACGGGCGTGGTCCTCTTGGCCCAGGCGTTCTCCTTGGGGGGTGGGGCAAACACCACCTTCAGGGGCTGCCCGTCCAGTCTGGGAGGGGGCAGGGTCACAGGGGAGGAGGGCTCCTCTTCACGACCACTGTCCACCGAGCGCTCGCTCTCCCTGCGCTTGGAGGCTGGCAATGGGACAGGAAGAAGAAAATAGGACTTTATTGTCCAACGTCCACAAATGTCCAACAGGAAAtgtgtattctattattttaGACCAACTCTCCCAAAGAAGTCAGCTGAAATCACAATATTACCCTCCAAAGACATCTCAGTGACTACAGTACTGATATAACAGCTGACTGCATTACCCATCATAGCCAGTCAAATTCTCACCTCTGCCAGACTGGCTGCCTGGTTGGGAAGACTCGCTGCCCGTCCGAGAGCGTTCTGCAGGTTGGTCCTCACTGCGCCAGCTGGGGTGCCTGAGGGATGACCAGGATCAATGAGTCAAGGGTAACATCCTATACATGAAGTTTATTCCTTACTCCATTTCCTCATTTTAGCCTATGCTCTTCTGCCCTTCGTAACATACCTCTCTCTGGGCTTGCGGTCTGGGATCCTGTCCTCTAGCTGTCGCTGCAGTTTCTCCTGTTCCCTCTTCAGCCtctcctcaacctctctctccttgGCGGCCGTGTCCACTGGCTTAGCCCCGCCGAAGATGGAGGCAGCCCTGCCTGAGGGGGCAAACGGGGTGTTGCTCTGCTCCATCTCTTTGGGTACACTACGGGGCTTCAGGATCAACTTGGGCCTCTCGACAGCACCTAAGAATGACCAAAAAGTACACCCTGGTACAGTACAGGTTTCACTGGGCCGGTGCACATGAAGAATGAGATAATGTATTTTAATAAACTTTCTCACCTCTGTCATCCCGGCTTTCCTCCCGTCTCTCGTATCGATCACTACCACGGTCACCATAACGATCCCCACTAACCCGGTAGTCATCCCGTCGGTAGCTATCCTGCCGGTAGCTATCCTGTCCTCCCTCATCGCGCCTGTAACCAGTGCCAAATGCCCTGcgaccaccaccaccaaaaccaccTGAGGGAAGCGGCAGAAATACTATATTAGTAAGCCTTCTCACTAAAATGCTGAATGTGTATAGGTGTACTGGGGTAAGACCAGGCATTCCAACTGACCTCCTCTGTCATCTCTGCGATCCCGGTCATCATAGCGATCCCTGAACCTGTCCTGGCCCCCTCCGTAGCGATCATCTCCTCTGGGCCTGTCTGACTCGTAGCGGTCCCGTGACCCTGCAGCAAacggcagacagagagggggcaggggggtTTATTAGGGGGTCAATCTACCCCACATAGAGGACATGAGGTTTCTGACCTGTACTGTACTCACGGTCTCCAAAGGCGTCGTCTCTCCGAGGCGGCCCGTCgtcactctctcctccactggGCCGAGGTGCCCTCCAGTCATCACAGTCTGTCTTGTCTGGGCCAAAGTCTCCCCCCCGGTCCCTGTCCCGGCCACCCATGGAGTGATTATCCCTCCCTAAGAGAGACACAGATGAGTCAGAAAGGAAGTGGAGACAAAACTCTTCTGATGCTTAAATCAAGTTCATCTGAACTGCGAAAGTGTATGTAGAATGCACAGCTGCAAAAATGTGTATGGTAGTACTGAAGCTTCAAGATAAGATACACACCTTTGTCATTAGACTGGTCTGCAATGTCCACACGGATTCTTCTATTTCCCAAGTTCTGCATAGAGAAATCCTTTCTGggtaagtaccttactgtgattgttttattttaattgaaaacaaaaatAGCTTAGCAAAGAGcataaaaaagtatatatatttatttcctaCTTGACAAAACGCACACATACAAACGATAGCGTCACACCTgcccagaacccccccccccgctCACACCCCCATCTTTGCACCCACATCACTCTCTgacacatggcctcaaactgcactGTTTCGTTTCTCTCCATCGCCCGCACACTTTCCAAATTgagataataaagcatttgaccttttCATTGTGTTAACGATGGAAGATTGGTTGATTTTCCAGTTAAGTATAAgttttttcaagatgattgaTGAGAAAAGTATCAATCCAACCCATCTGGCACCCAAACGGACTGGTTGCGTATTAAAAACATCTGTGCGTGATGTAGCGCACACAAAAATGACTTTTTCGGTTACATTGTCATGTACCGTATAAAAATCAGTGTGTCCATCGCATTTTCCACTCTACCGAtagtttgtcacaaaaactgctGAGTTAAATAGCAAAGGCCTGCTTTGGTCTTGGCACGTGCGCTCTAGCAAACAACAGACGTAGTGTAGTTAGGCTGTGCAGGTAgtctagtctacatgatgagataattatggataagagcgagaatctttttgttgttgtcaaacagcagtcaagcatcgGTCATCCTGTCACTGGAAGAAGACCCTCGATACTTATTGGAATggtgcatcaagctcatcaccttgcactttcaccaccctgtgaagttcatcacaaaTGTATTCATCTATAGCCTAAAACTCCATGCTTTCCCGATGAATCGTAGTGGGAgtaccacacaacatgtcattgcGTGACTACAAGTCTAcgtcgatatgatggttattatactgaacaaaaatataaacgcaacatgtaaagtgttggtcccatgtttcatgagcagaaaagatgccagaaatgttccattcgcacaaaaaacacatttctctcaaattttgtgcacaaatttgtttgcatccctgttagtgagcatttattctTTCCCAGAtaatccatccccctgacaggtgtggcatatcaagaagctgattaaacagcatgatcattacacaggtgctgggaacaataaaaggccactctcaaatgtgcagttgtgtcatacaacacaatgccacagatgtctcaagctgagggcgcgtgcaattggcatgctgactgcaggagcGTCCTTCAGAGCTAGcaatacgtccaactggcctcacaactgccgatcacatgtaaccacgccagcccaggacttccacatccggcttcttcacctgcgggattgtctaagactagccacctggacagccgatgaaactgtggatttgcacaatccaataatttctgcacaaactgtcagaataAATCTCagtgaagctcatctgcgtgcacgttgccctcaccagggtcttgacttgactgcagtttggcatcgtaactgacttcagtgggaaatTGCTCactttcaatggccactggcacgctggataagtggagtgtttctgtctgtaataaagaccttttgtgaggaaaaactcggattggctgagcctggctccctagtgggtgggcctgggtCCCAAATGCCTGTGCCCCTGCCAaattgtgaaatccatagattagggcctaattaggGCCTTCCTTATACAAACTGTAAcgcagtaaaatcattgaaaatgttgcatttatatttttgttcagtatatatatatatatatatatatatatatatatatatatatatatatcaatatttgcCCATAAAAGCTATCCACcgacatttctcgcataattcattttacagaCAGGAAAAGATGCCTCCTTGTCTAGCATACTTTATCGACATTTGTAAAGTTTATCAACaaatgttctgtttccatcaggcctgtagTGAAATGTTTTATCCAACATGTACTTTACAGGCATAAAAaggttagttttacacttaagacatgactttGCCGTTGTGCTGTAGAACTTGTGACTTGTCACTTGTATAATCAATTCTATACATTCGTTTATAATGGATTAAGCATTCATTTTCGTTAACTGTAATTTAGTTAATTATGTTTCAACATTCCTTCCATCTTGGgccaatatcagttattttttAAGAttgcaaagagcaatttctcaagcaagaattttccTAGGACTGTCTGGCAATGGTCTAAGGGGGAGGGGGAAttaaaaactagctgttattggcagaggtttggaactctcttattgGCCTATTAACCCATTTACAACTTGGTGGCGTCACCAGGCAggacaaaactccatcccaccaaaacaggctgtcattacaggcagtcttttcaaacagctcttacagtaGAAAGGCATTATCAGaattttcacaatattattccaacctcagtgtggaaatatatataaaatacagaaaaaaatctgttttttgaAAGCACCGGGCCTTTAAAAAACAAATGgatgccatctagtggctaaACCTATGAATGGTGAGAATGGTGTTTTCACTGACTCTTTCCCTTGTAGCTGACTTTGTAAAATTGACTCACCTCTTCATTTAGACTCAAGGCACTCAGGAGGGATTCCACATCATCAAACTCAGCATAGCCAAAACCCTTCAGCCTCTCTGGGTTACTGGGCTCTCTAGGAAGACGCACTGCACtgatctacacagagagagaaagagatatgtaTGGGTTTGGATGAACAAATACTAGCAGCAACTTGACAAATACTTTATAAAAGGGGTATTCaaatcttaccctacgaggtccagactactgttggttttctgttctacctgatcattaattaccacctggtgtccctggtctaaatcagtccctgactcTAGGGAAATAATGAAAAAGAGCAGTGGAACTGGTTTCGAGGTCCAGACTTGAATTTGAGggcattataatataataatataaaacaaTGTGCCATTTAGCAGATTATTTTGTCCAAAGCGAATTTTACAGTCACGCgtgtatacattttacatacggtTTCATGTTTTTACATTCGTAGTGCACTTACCCCCACACCCCTGAAGAAGTCCTTGATTGAGTCCTCAGTGACGTCGTAGGGCAAGTTGCCCAGGAAGGCGGTGTAAGGGGGACCACGTGGGATACGGGAGCGGTCAACATTTGGCTCCCGGGCTGAACGGGGTGCTGTGGGCAGGATGGAGCGGTCGATGGCCGGGGCCCTGTACATATCCTCCTCTGTATGCCAGGAGGTGGACACTGGACGAAGGAGACGGGAGAGAATTGAGAGAGATTGGCGGTTAAAGGGTCAATCTATTTTTGGAATTTTAAGTATGTGGACATACtcgcattccaaaatcatgggcattaatatagagttgggtcccccctttgttgctataacagcctccactctactgggaaggctttccactagatgttggaacattgctgcggggactttttccattcagccacaagcgcattagtgaggtcgggcaccgatgttgggcgattaggcctggctcgcagtcggcatttcaattcatcccaaaggttttcgatggagttgaggtaaGGGCGGTGTGCAGGCCAGGCaacttcttccacaccaatctcgacaaacaatttctgtatagacctcgctttgtgcacggggagcattgtcatgctgaaacaggaaaaggccttccccaaactgttgccacaaagttggaagcacagaatcgtctacaacgtcattgtatgttgtaaagtcaagatttcctttcactggaactacggGGCCTAGGCCGAACCATGGAAAACAGTCCCAGACaaatattcctcctccaccaaactttacagttggcactacgcattcgggcaggtagtgttctcctggcatcagccaaaTCCAGATTCGTCATTTgaactaccagatggtgaagcgtaattcataACTCCAGAGAACCTGTTAGCACTGCTcttctacctttatttaaccaggaaaagcccattgagacccagagactctttttcaagggagacttGGCTAAGGcagcagcaacaatcaatacatacAATTAAaacatgatccagcctaaaaaaagaattttacactcctctgtaacagaatctcccatcaatattttaaattaaTTCAGGGgtactaacatatctagatgaagcatggattgtagactattccataGTCTGCTCAAGACGAGAAGGCAGTCTCGCCTAATACTGTATATatcctggggactttaagtagcacccacctagcagactgggtatggtatctgctggtggtgaaggagaccagaatAGAGGTAAAGTGGGAGTTTACAAaaaagggctttgtagatgaacacatacaaatgtagCTTCCTGCACATATAAAGTGAAGTCCAACCTATCATTTGGTACAAGGTGCAATGGTGGAtgagtgacttggcatttgtaataaagcacaaggatgcatgataaacagagtccagtctctgtaaaaTGGAGGAGGCTGCATGCATTTAAaacaagtcaccataatcaattacagagagaaaagtggcATGAACAAGGTTCTTTCTAGCCATAAGTGGGAAGCAGGCCTTATTACAAAGATCATTCATAtgaactttaaaggacaacttgtcatccaacTATATACCTAGGTATGTGTAGGATGACACTTTTTCAATGGATAAGCCGCCAGATGTGACAATTACTAACCTTCTCTGGCTGAGTGTGAGCTCTGGTAAAGGTCATGAATTTAGTTTTGTACATTCAAGACCAACTTGAGACCATAAAGGGTGGCCTGCAGTGACTGAAAAGCAGCCTGGAGCTCTTCAACTGCCTGAACCAGAGAAGCAGCAAATGAAtatgactgtatcatctgcatttAGATGTAACTTTGCTGGTTGCATCCCATTTCCCAAATCATTGATAAAATTGAGAACACAGGAGCTAATGCAAAACCCTGAGGCACACCTCTATTAATGGCAAGAAAGCTAGACTTTTGATTGTCAGTATATACACATTGAGTTCTGTCTCTTCACTGAGACCACTGTTACTGAGTCTAGCTACCAACAATTCATGGTCAACTGAATCAAATGCCTTTGATAAATCAaaaacagagcagcacaatgttgctttttatcaagtgcatttatgatgtaattttcaCTGCTATAGCTGCCGCTGTGGTCTGTGTCccgatctaaagccagactgaaccctgctcagtttgttattttcaattaaaatgcACAAAAAAAACCCAAAAAAGTTTCACAAGGGATTCATAGACTTTGGCCAAGATAGGGAGTTTGGAAATAGGACGATATATATTAGCATCTGAGGGATCTCCACCCTTTAGCAAGGGGAAGACATAAACTGATTTACAAATGCTGGGTATGGAATTAGTCAAGAGACTCAAGTTGAACATGTGAACCACAGCTGCTATCTTTAAGAGGTAGGGATCCAGGTGGTTTGGACCTGCAGACCTTTTAGTCTCTATTGCCTTTAATGCTTTATAGACCTCAGCATAAGAAACAGGCTAAAAGTTCAAATGGTTCACAAGGGCCTATATCATAGTTTACTGTAACAGAGCTTACATTAGAGGCCTGTGCCCCACCATTATCAAAAACAGAACCAGCAGATATGAAGTGCTTGTTAAAAACCCCTACACTATTGGCTTTATCCTTCACTTCATTAGAGTCCATAATTAAATGGTCAGGAAGGCCAGGGGAGACATTAGAACCTGACACTGATTTGATTAGCTTCCAGAACTTGGTAGGGTTGTTTAGGTTCTCTGTGACAGCATTTAGATAGAAATCTGATTTGGACTTCCTGATCAATCCTGTGCATTTATTTCTTAGTGCACTGAAGGAGGCCCAGTCAACAGGAGCATATGTATGTCTAGCTTGAGCCCAAGATACATTTCTCTTTCTAATTAATTCTGCTAAGTTATCTGAAAACCACTGATTCTAAATGTCTTCACAGGGGTGTGCTTATccctctgtcaatattatggtagAGATCATGTAAGAACGCTTGCTCATCAAACTGTCTAAAATGTCTTGTAAAATATAAGGCGGTTTGGCTTTGGTCATTTTTGTGTTTCTAACAATTGCACGGTGATCACTGacatcattacagaatatcccagtcgaTGTGTATTTGTGAGGGGTATTCGTTAGAAGAATGTCCAATAGCGTTAATTTGTTAGGTGCTCTGGGACTCGGTCTTGTAGGCGCATTGATTAATTGATTGCGATTCAGAGAGTCACACAGTTCTTTAAAAGAGTCCGATACAGATGTAATCATGTCCCAGTTCAAAAGTGCAAACCTCCTAAAAGAATGAATTCAGAGTCATTTAGCTTGTGTAGGACATCAGAAAGAGAGTTACTTGCATCTCCCAAAGCCGAGGgcagtctgtagcagccgagTACAGAGATGTGGGAGTCCTTGTAAACGTTCACTTTAACCCAAAGAAATTCCAAATGTTTGGGTTTGGTAATCGACAGAATTTCAAGTGTTAAACTTGGATTTCACAAAAATTGCAACCCGTCCTCCTTTACTCATCCAAtcctttctaaaaaaaaaaatgtgtacaaATGCAATAGCAGAGAGAGAACCTGGTGGTATTGACATGATGGTCCCGTCACTCACCCATTGATCATTCATCCTATTTAA from Oncorhynchus tshawytscha isolate Ot180627B linkage group LG22, Otsh_v2.0, whole genome shotgun sequence carries:
- the eif4ba gene encoding eukaryotic translation initiation factor 4B isoform X2 yields the protein MAALAKKKGNKKVKTLSLTDFLADDKGGNAPTSYAPTKPASSWADETDDLETEVSTSWHTEEDMYRAPAIDRSILPTAPRSAREPNVDRSRIPRGPPYTAFLGNLPYDVTEDSIKDFFRGVGISAVRLPREPSNPERLKGFGYAEFDDVESLLSALSLNEENLGNRRIRVDIADQSNDKGRDNHSMGGRDRDRGGDFGPDKTDCDDWRAPRPSGGESDDGPPRRDDAFGDRSRDRYESDRPRGDDRYGGGQDRFRDRYDDRDRRDDRGGGFGGGGRRAFGTGYRRDEGGQDSYRQDSYRRDDYRVSGDRYGDRGSDRYERREESRDDRGAVERPKLILKPRSVPKEMEQSNTPFAPSGRAASIFGGAKPVDTAAKEREVEERLKREQEKLQRQLEDRIPDRKPRERHPSWRSEDQPAERSRTGSESSQPGSQSGRASKRRESERSVDSGREEEPSSPVTLPPPRLDGQPLKVVFAPPPKENAWAKRTTPVGGSSEGSAGQPVAPSSDTAPQLTSSSSLAEANKKEVELSE
- the eif4ba gene encoding eukaryotic translation initiation factor 4B isoform X1, with protein sequence MAALAAKKKGNKKVKTLSLTDFLADDKGGNAPTSYAPTKPASSWADETDDLETEVSTSWHTEEDMYRAPAIDRSILPTAPRSAREPNVDRSRIPRGPPYTAFLGNLPYDVTEDSIKDFFRGVGISAVRLPREPSNPERLKGFGYAEFDDVESLLSALSLNEENLGNRRIRVDIADQSNDKGRDNHSMGGRDRDRGGDFGPDKTDCDDWRAPRPSGGESDDGPPRRDDAFGDRSRDRYESDRPRGDDRYGGGQDRFRDRYDDRDRRDDRGGGFGGGGRRAFGTGYRRDEGGQDSYRQDSYRRDDYRVSGDRYGDRGSDRYERREESRDDRGAVERPKLILKPRSVPKEMEQSNTPFAPSGRAASIFGGAKPVDTAAKEREVEERLKREQEKLQRQLEDRIPDRKPRERHPSWRSEDQPAERSRTGSESSQPGSQSGRASKRRESERSVDSGREEEPSSPVTLPPPRLDGQPLKVVFAPPPKENAWAKRTTPVGGSSEGSAGQPVAPSSDTAPQLTSSSSLAEANKKEVELSE